From one Leptospira dzoumogneensis genomic stretch:
- a CDS encoding lytic transglycosylase domain-containing protein has protein sequence MKKTILGLLPFLVVGSLFADDDLKYLVKSYSLEKIRRIFRERSPSKESEVYALVRFHEHHPDGDHGNKFRYLVSLLKGRLVVGVTKEELLGLIKNPLPPMNAVTKMSFWKLYEEMVKRKSLSSSELISYLKKLPPEYDPVYKNVIGEIIRIHYENGEFKEAKDYAESFSEKDKKEYFGAMAYYRYAKALYKFGEVQKGENLLYALAEDANVPSYVKKDIYTDLRTWKGESFYKQIPLEKGVLFLPFLDAGDKKSFISSHQYFSSVVFERPESWKAAARGLVQYYPERLSSLFSKHKSYAEYFPEFTAAMSVELSNQNLAKSGLDLLEKTNLSSSESVEYAYARAYKRLGERDKYFNGLLSSLEKNPYNLIRQDELIDLLIGDHSHFLEESYWKEALKRIPNLPVKGRLVYWYLRSLKSKGKQDELLSWLRSYYKFIPGSYYTRVIREEFATEISSIQQPDSPLRNKDTLFEYLSLTSGDPKYSDKIIGRDLEFAYFPDSFSLDVRIDSAHSKVRGNTLLQNAKEYLEIGEMAHASSLVDKFVLQTGTSEEEKDEIFAALGEVTGNQYLTVFHTRNLMKRRKIPDDVILLPSKLASRIYPRPHRDIVSHYSKSFGIEEDIVYAVMRQESFFKENAVSSSNARGLMQIMGPTGKGLAQGLGLGPYSLFDPEISIQMGAKFLKYLLSSNENDLKWASIAYNGGPGNLRKWKRNHYHGDFNHFLEELPLKEPRDYCRIVTSNYYNYQSLRQYKNR, from the coding sequence ATGAAAAAAACGATTCTGGGGTTACTCCCGTTTCTAGTTGTCGGCAGTCTTTTTGCGGACGACGACCTAAAATACTTGGTCAAATCCTATAGTTTAGAAAAAATCCGCAGGATTTTTAGGGAGAGATCCCCTTCTAAAGAATCCGAGGTTTACGCTCTCGTTCGTTTTCACGAACACCACCCGGACGGAGATCATGGAAATAAATTCAGGTATCTGGTATCCTTATTAAAGGGAAGGCTTGTGGTAGGAGTGACCAAGGAGGAACTCCTCGGACTGATCAAAAACCCTCTCCCCCCTATGAATGCAGTTACAAAAATGAGTTTTTGGAAACTGTATGAGGAAATGGTAAAAAGAAAAAGTTTATCTTCTTCCGAACTGATCTCTTATCTTAAAAAACTTCCTCCAGAGTATGATCCTGTTTATAAAAATGTGATCGGGGAAATTATCCGGATCCATTATGAAAATGGAGAATTCAAAGAAGCAAAAGATTACGCCGAAAGTTTTTCCGAAAAAGATAAAAAAGAATATTTCGGTGCTATGGCTTATTACAGATACGCCAAGGCATTATACAAATTCGGAGAAGTACAGAAGGGAGAAAATCTTTTATACGCTTTGGCAGAAGATGCCAATGTTCCTTCTTACGTTAAAAAAGATATTTATACGGATCTAAGGACCTGGAAGGGAGAATCCTTTTATAAACAGATCCCTTTAGAAAAAGGAGTGCTATTCCTTCCCTTTTTAGATGCAGGTGATAAAAAATCTTTTATATCCTCCCACCAATATTTCAGCTCTGTCGTTTTTGAAAGACCGGAAAGTTGGAAGGCTGCCGCGAGAGGTTTAGTACAATATTATCCGGAAAGGCTTTCTTCTCTCTTTTCTAAACATAAAAGTTATGCGGAATATTTTCCCGAATTTACCGCTGCAATGTCTGTGGAGCTCTCCAATCAGAACCTGGCAAAATCGGGCTTAGATCTATTGGAAAAAACAAATCTATCTTCTTCCGAATCAGTAGAATATGCGTATGCAAGAGCTTATAAACGCCTGGGAGAAAGAGATAAATATTTTAACGGATTACTTTCTTCTCTTGAAAAAAATCCTTATAACCTGATCCGCCAAGACGAGCTGATCGATCTTTTAATCGGGGACCATTCTCATTTTTTAGAGGAATCTTATTGGAAAGAGGCTTTAAAAAGGATCCCGAATCTTCCTGTCAAAGGTAGATTGGTGTATTGGTATTTGAGAAGTTTAAAATCCAAAGGGAAACAGGATGAACTTCTCTCTTGGTTAAGATCTTATTATAAATTCATTCCGGGTTCTTATTATACAAGAGTCATCCGGGAAGAATTTGCAACTGAGATCTCTTCTATCCAACAACCGGATTCCCCTTTAAGAAATAAGGATACATTATTCGAATATCTTTCTCTAACTTCGGGTGATCCTAAATATTCCGATAAAATTATAGGAAGAGATCTGGAATTCGCTTATTTCCCGGATTCATTCTCCTTGGATGTTCGGATCGATTCCGCTCATAGTAAGGTCAGAGGGAATACTTTATTACAAAACGCTAAAGAATATTTAGAGATCGGAGAGATGGCACACGCAAGTTCTCTGGTGGATAAATTCGTTTTACAGACCGGAACTTCCGAAGAAGAAAAAGACGAAATTTTTGCAGCGCTGGGAGAAGTTACAGGCAACCAATATTTGACCGTATTCCATACAAGAAATCTAATGAAAAGAAGAAAGATCCCGGATGATGTGATCCTTCTTCCCTCCAAACTAGCGTCCAGAATTTACCCCAGACCTCATAGGGATATTGTCTCTCATTATTCCAAATCTTTCGGGATCGAAGAAGATATCGTATATGCGGTGATGAGGCAGGAGTCCTTTTTTAAGGAGAATGCCGTATCTTCTTCCAATGCGAGAGGCCTCATGCAGATTATGGGACCTACCGGAAAGGGATTAGCCCAAGGTTTGGGGCTTGGTCCTTATTCTCTTTTTGATCCGGAAATTTCTATCCAAATGGGTGCAAAATTCCTAAAATACCTTCTTTCTTCCAATGAAAACGATTTGAAATGGGCCTCTATCGCTTATAACGGAGGTCCTGGAAATCTCAGAAAATGGAAACGTAATCATTATCATGGAGATTTTAATCATTTTTTAGAGGAACTTCCTCTAAAGGAACCTCGTGATTATTGCAGGATCGTAACGTCGAACTATTATAATTACCAAAGTTTAAGGCAGTACAAAAACCGCTGA
- a CDS encoding citrate synthase, whose translation MANTAILKIDGKEYELPIITGTENEKAIDISKLRQQTGYITLDNGYLNTGACTSAVTFLDGELGILRYRGIPIEQLAEKSSFTEVAYLLIYGHLPSDKELQDWDKELTMHTLIHEDLKRLYNGFPKDGHPMAIMSTMIGSLSTYYQDSYDPENPDHRHISMVRLLAKFPTIASFAYKKSLGQPTVHPMNHLDYCSNFLNMMFSVPSEEYYIDPEIVKALNLLLILHADHEQNCSTSTVRLVGSSLANLYGAISAGICALWGPRHGGANQEVLEMLLEIKASGLSVKKIVEKAKDKNDAFRLSGFGHRVYKNFDPRAKIIKKACDAVLSRLGVNDPLLDIAKELEEAALKDSYFVERKLYPNVDFYSGIIYRALGIPVNMFTVMFAMGRLPGWIAQWKEMIESPDMKIGRPRQIYTGATDTSYDSAKKK comes from the coding sequence ATGGCAAACACCGCAATCTTAAAAATCGACGGTAAAGAATATGAACTACCCATCATTACGGGAACAGAAAACGAAAAGGCCATAGACATCTCCAAACTTAGACAACAAACAGGATACATTACATTAGATAACGGTTATTTAAATACCGGTGCCTGCACTAGTGCAGTTACATTCCTGGATGGAGAGTTGGGAATTTTAAGATACCGTGGGATCCCGATCGAACAATTAGCCGAAAAATCAAGCTTCACTGAAGTGGCTTACCTTTTGATCTATGGTCATCTTCCTTCCGACAAGGAATTACAAGACTGGGACAAAGAGCTGACCATGCACACTTTGATCCATGAAGATCTAAAACGTCTTTATAATGGATTCCCTAAAGACGGTCACCCGATGGCGATCATGTCTACAATGATCGGTTCACTTTCTACTTATTACCAGGATTCTTATGACCCGGAAAATCCGGATCATAGACATATCTCTATGGTGCGTCTTTTAGCGAAGTTCCCTACAATCGCTTCATTCGCTTATAAAAAATCTTTGGGACAACCTACAGTTCACCCGATGAACCACCTGGATTATTGCAGTAATTTCTTAAATATGATGTTCTCAGTTCCAAGTGAAGAATATTATATCGATCCTGAGATCGTAAAAGCTCTGAATCTTTTATTGATCCTTCATGCGGACCACGAACAAAACTGTTCCACTTCCACGGTTCGTTTAGTCGGTTCTTCTCTTGCAAACTTGTATGGAGCGATCTCCGCAGGTATCTGCGCTCTTTGGGGACCGCGCCACGGTGGAGCAAACCAAGAAGTATTAGAAATGCTTTTAGAGATCAAGGCTTCCGGTCTTTCAGTGAAAAAGATCGTGGAAAAAGCAAAAGATAAAAATGATGCATTCCGTCTTTCCGGATTCGGACATAGAGTTTATAAAAACTTCGATCCACGAGCTAAGATCATCAAAAAAGCATGTGACGCTGTTCTTTCCAGATTGGGAGTAAACGACCCTCTATTAGATATTGCTAAAGAATTGGAAGAAGCAGCTCTTAAAGATTCTTACTTCGTAGAAAGGAAACTTTATCCGAACGTAGACTTCTATAGCGGTATTATTTATCGTGCTCTTGGAATTCCTGTGAACATGTTCACTGTAATGTTTGCAATGGGACGTCTTCCTGGTTGGATCGCTCAATGGAAAGAAATGATCGAATCTCCTGATATGAAAATCGGTAGACCTCGTCAGATCTATACCGGAGCAACCGACACTTCTTACGATAGCGCTAAGAAAAAGTAA
- a CDS encoding zeta toxin family protein: MKPSGINSYSAAMIADILTKKLITKRQSFCFETVMSHSSKTDLLRLAKMAGYKIYFYFIYTQDPKLNIQRVLQRVNEGGHNVDTNKILERYKRSFKLLPTALKISDRAYLLDNTEEFETVAEKEGENFFWHTSNIPNPLKPVKKLYPYRS; this comes from the coding sequence GTGAAACCTTCCGGAATAAATTCCTATTCTGCCGCTATGATTGCCGACATTCTTACGAAAAAACTAATTACAAAGCGGCAGAGTTTCTGCTTCGAAACAGTAATGAGCCATTCATCTAAGACAGATTTGCTACGTTTAGCTAAAATGGCCGGTTACAAGATTTACTTTTATTTCATTTATACTCAAGATCCAAAATTGAATATCCAGAGAGTGCTTCAGAGAGTGAATGAAGGCGGCCATAATGTGGATACTAATAAGATACTAGAAAGATATAAAAGAAGTTTTAAATTATTACCTACAGCATTAAAGATTTCAGATCGAGCTTACTTATTGGATAATACGGAAGAATTTGAAACTGTTGCTGAAAAAGAGGGAGAAAATTTTTTCTGGCATACTTCAAATATCCCTAATCCACTTAAACCGGTTAAAAAACTTTATCCATATAGATCCTAA
- a CDS encoding class I SAM-dependent rRNA methyltransferase: MQIHSSKQNRFRRYQLNKTTESVLHSGHPWILNGKLSTAISAFQDGDWMKLVSGSNETLGFGIYSSSGPIGIRIIQRGNEFSIPQLQQTIEKALELRKPLRAKTNAYRLLHGENDLIPGVTVDRYGSTWVVQTYSRSLRTFSRLVVRLLYSASSKSEEPIPKQIVWISPQRIGSEKSLPIRFLRGKEEVPYEEKIFLNQVQWKTKIPGQKGGFFLDVRNLRRFILEKPELAHDKDCLHLFSHTGLTSVCLEEAGAKSVFSADGAKEALEEFASHILPEEELLNFEKKNTILTKGKHHLVRADLFQDWGFLEDRKFSLIVLDPPNLTPNQAAVPAGKKAYRSLITKALFYLEPGGDLILLSCSGRILESEFEKIGRETLANKGWKYKDLIKLKPEPDHPTRKEFPEGKYFKVHIYKKCEPLDQ; encoded by the coding sequence TTGCAAATCCATTCGTCCAAACAAAACCGATTCCGTCGATACCAACTGAACAAAACAACTGAGTCAGTCTTACACTCAGGACATCCTTGGATCTTAAACGGAAAATTATCCACCGCAATCTCCGCATTCCAAGACGGAGATTGGATGAAACTTGTTTCCGGATCGAATGAAACATTAGGATTTGGGATCTATTCTTCTTCCGGTCCGATTGGAATAAGAATCATACAAAGAGGAAATGAATTCTCAATTCCTCAATTACAACAAACGATAGAAAAAGCGTTAGAACTCAGAAAACCTCTTAGGGCAAAAACAAACGCATATAGACTTTTACATGGAGAAAATGACCTAATTCCAGGAGTCACAGTGGATCGTTATGGATCAACCTGGGTGGTCCAAACCTATTCAAGATCATTAAGAACATTTTCTAGATTAGTAGTTCGGCTTCTTTATTCCGCTTCTTCCAAGTCGGAGGAACCAATCCCGAAACAGATCGTATGGATCTCTCCACAGCGTATAGGCTCGGAAAAATCTTTACCTATTCGTTTTTTACGAGGTAAAGAAGAAGTCCCGTATGAGGAAAAAATTTTCCTAAACCAAGTCCAATGGAAAACTAAGATCCCAGGCCAGAAAGGTGGATTCTTTCTGGATGTCCGAAATTTACGCCGATTTATATTAGAAAAACCGGAATTAGCTCATGATAAAGATTGCCTTCACTTATTCTCCCACACCGGACTTACTTCTGTATGTTTAGAAGAAGCAGGAGCAAAATCAGTCTTCTCCGCGGATGGAGCTAAAGAAGCACTCGAAGAATTTGCATCCCATATTTTGCCGGAGGAAGAACTCTTAAATTTCGAGAAGAAGAATACGATCCTCACCAAAGGAAAACATCATCTGGTCAGAGCGGATCTATTCCAAGACTGGGGATTTTTAGAAGACAGAAAATTTTCACTGATCGTTTTGGATCCGCCCAATTTGACTCCGAACCAGGCCGCTGTTCCTGCAGGGAAAAAAGCTTATCGTAGTCTAATAACTAAGGCACTCTTTTATTTGGAACCTGGAGGGGACTTGATCTTACTTTCTTGTTCCGGTAGAATCTTAGAGTCCGAATTCGAAAAGATTGGCCGAGAAACCTTGGCAAACAAAGGATGGAAGTACAAGGATCTTATTAAATTAAAACCTGAGCCGGACCATCCTACACGTAAGGAATTTCCGGAAGGGAAATATTTCAAGGTGCATATCTATAAAAAATGCGAGCCCTTGGATCAATAA
- a CDS encoding class I SAM-dependent methyltransferase gives MSINKNTYQLIDSGNFKKLEQVGPYKVIRPSPVAAWPPTQASLWKDADGEYHRSDKGGGNWSWKGSGASRPDSEDEFLIQIPPLTVKIRFTPFGHLGIFPEQLSNWDRIRNVSSQLSGQGEVLNLFAYSGLSTLSVLAGGLDACHLDSSKGMVEWARENAQVSGLANKKVRWIIEDVLKFLNREIRREKKYIGFILDPPTFGRGASGEVFKIEKDLPEMMDLLMKLCDNKPEFVFLTCHSTGFSPLALRRILEGRIKTPGNYLTEELSITETTGRLHPAGSNCVFYSNRVKL, from the coding sequence ATGAGCATAAATAAAAATACATACCAACTCATCGATTCCGGAAATTTCAAAAAGTTAGAACAAGTCGGCCCATATAAAGTGATCCGCCCTTCTCCAGTTGCTGCTTGGCCCCCTACCCAGGCTTCTCTTTGGAAGGACGCTGACGGAGAATATCATAGAAGCGATAAGGGTGGAGGAAACTGGAGTTGGAAAGGATCAGGTGCTTCCAGGCCGGATTCGGAAGACGAGTTTCTCATCCAAATACCGCCTTTAACGGTTAAGATACGTTTTACTCCATTCGGCCATCTCGGGATCTTTCCGGAACAATTGAGCAATTGGGACAGGATCAGAAACGTTTCTTCACAACTCTCTGGACAGGGAGAAGTCCTGAATTTATTCGCGTATTCAGGACTTTCCACCTTATCGGTATTAGCCGGAGGATTGGACGCATGTCATTTGGATTCTTCTAAAGGAATGGTAGAATGGGCCAGAGAGAATGCGCAGGTTTCCGGTTTAGCAAATAAAAAAGTGCGTTGGATCATAGAAGACGTATTAAAATTCCTGAATAGAGAGATCCGAAGAGAAAAAAAATATATAGGTTTTATCTTGGATCCGCCCACTTTCGGAAGAGGAGCCAGCGGAGAAGTTTTCAAGATAGAAAAAGATCTACCTGAGATGATGGATCTTCTCATGAAACTCTGCGATAATAAACCCGAGTTTGTATTCTTGACCTGCCACTCAACAGGGTTTAGCCCCCTTGCACTTCGCAGAATTTTAGAAGGAAGGATCAAAACTCCCGGGAATTATCTTACGGAAGAACTTTCCATCACAGAAACCACCGGAAGATTACATCCTGCAGGTTCCAACTGCGTATTTTATTCCAACAGAGTAAAACTTTGA